The sequence TATGATGATTAAAAGAGGGTATTAAACAGACACTGATCTTACCACAGGGGTTCATAAATATTcacatcaaattttgatttctgAGGCTAGCAAGTAGCAACTTGATTTGTTTTAGATTTTGATCAAtatcctttcttttctttctatgcTGAGCTTTTAGTGTTCACTCAAAATAGTTGCCATCATAATATGATATTAAGAACTTATTATTTAAGATTatgatgtattttttttttttcttttcctcctttcTTCTGCATGGAGCTCTTGTCTTACACACAGTTACTGAACCTTTGGTGTTTATTCAGAATGGTAAGTTGCCATTTACTGTTAAATATAGTGATGTTTATTACGCTCGTCATTCTTTGTAATCACATAAGATCAAATTCACCAGGGGATTGATAGAAAGGATGTAAGAATTGTATGCCACTTCAATATTCCCAAGTCAATGGAAGGATTTTATCAAGAGTCAGGCAGAGCAGGTCGTGATCAACTGCCCTGTACAAGTCTGCTGTACTACGGGGTAGATGATCGCAAAAGAATGGTTGGCTTTCTtaacttgattttttttcccACATAGGAGCAAAACTGCGGGAGGGCGGGGGTCTTAAATATTCTGTTTGTGCCACTTCTATTCAACTCCACCTGCTGTGAAAATGTTTCGTTGTTTTGTTTTCTGTAATTCTGATCTCATTGACCTGCCTCAGGAATTCATATTAAGAAATTCAGGAAGCAAGAAATCCCAATCATCTACTTCACAGGAAGAATCATCAAAAAAGTCAATGGCTGACTTTACCCAGGTGACATCTAAATCCTTGCATGCCTTTTGCAACAAAGTGTCCATGCATCATGCATTATGTATAATGGAGCCTATGTGAAAATATGCAGATGGTTGAATATTGTGAAGGATCTGGATGTCGTAGGAAAAGGATTCTCGAGAGTTTTGGGGAGAAGGTAATGAAATATATGGTCCTTAGTAATATGTGATCCACTTCATATTGACTCAGTTGGATAATTATACTTTGTTCACAACAGGTTACTGCATCCCTGTGTGAAAAAACATGTGATGCTTGCAGACATCCAAACTTAGTTGCCCGAAATTTGGAGGATCTGACAACTGCCATTGCTCTGCGCCAGAAAGGCGGTTCTTCTCGAATTTTCATCACCAGGTACTACAACCTATAATCATGTGgccaaagataaaaaaaaccaCAAACAAACAGACAAATACTTATGCATTAGGAGTTGAACATAACGttgattaagaaaaaaaaaaaaaaacatgttgGGTGTGGACAGTCTTCAGTGCTGTGTattataatacataatataattgaCAGGTGTTAGAGAAACATCCCATGATTGGTTTGTTAGTCTATTTGTGACTTTGAGCTTGGGGCTTTGCTGGACCTAGCATGAGATTTTCCTTTCTCATGGGCAGACTAGTATCTGAGTATTGTATGGTCTgcattgcctatttgacttttAACGGCCCTGGTGATAATAATAACCTTTACAATGTTGATTCATCTAgttataaaattgatttatccatGACTTGCCATTTTCAGTTCTTCTGATGCAATCAACGGAGAACAGTTATCTGAATTCTGGAATCGTGGTGATGAAGCAATTGGCTCAGATGATGATATATCTGACTCCGATGGTTGGTAGCATTGTACCAAATTTATTTCACTCTTGGGGGAGGGTGGATGGAGTGGTAAGTAGATTATTCTATCACATAACATTGATTGGGTTTTTGTTCACAGATGGTAATGAGGTTGTCAACAACCTAACCAAGTCAAAGCTTCATTCTAGAGTGGGAGTAAATGAAAAGCTTGCTATGTTAGAACGTGCAGAAGAAAACTTCTATCGAAATGAGAAAGCTAAGAAACAGGTTTATCTTGTACCCACATAACACTACATTGTTGACTAAAAATGTATATTCTCATTTTCCTAAAATCCTTGCTTATTCACGGTTATAAACTCGGTGTTATCATAAGAAATTTGTTATCATTTTCAATCCTTCAGCTTAGCAGAAGTTGTTATTGCAGCCTTCCCTCCTTCCCTCCCCCGTGTCTTTCATGTCTGCACAGCCACTCatctaatattttgtaacagAGTAAAGTTGACAAGAATGCTATTTCTGATGCAATGCGAGAATCAAGCAGGCAAAGATTACAAAATGCTCTGAAACAGGCTCAGCAGCGACTTGACAACTTAAAGTATGTTTTGCAATTTCTTTCTAGTTTAAGTTATTTTGCACATCACCTTCACGGATTCGGATCCTCTAAAATGCTGGTATGGTTGTAAAGTGAGAAAGTGAGGGGATCAATCACCCTTTGAACAATAAGCTCCCTTGTGTGTGAATTCTACCAAAATGATCTAAAGGTGATTAGTGGCTTCACTTTCTCACTTTTCAAGTATACCCACTTAAGAGGATCTCATTCTTACCTCACTTTCTCAGCCACAACAGAAAGAACTATCTACCCAAATTTCTCCTCTGCTTGCTATGACAATTGGGCAACTTACTTGAGATGCAAAAGCACCTTGTTCAAAGATCAAACCATTATTGTGCCACAGATAACTATTTACACAACTCAATCTTTCATCATAATAGCaatgataatatttattattatttattcccTACGAAGCACAGACACAACTACTAGATGGTGTACATGGAAGCATGTGGAACAATAATAAGTCTCGTTCCCTTTGTTATTACTGTTTATAATTGTTCTACACCTAAAATCATATTGAAGCTAAATGCATTATTCCTTGAGTTCCAAATGAGTTACAATACATTTTTTCAGGATTGAGTTGGAGACATCAGCATCTTTCCTTGAAGATGAATGCTACAAGAAATATAGCAAAACTGGCAAATCATTCTATTATTCACAAGTGGCGAGCACGGTTAGGTGGCTGGCAACGACAAGTTCTGTTGATATGTTGAACCGACTTGGCACAATGAAGGAATCTACATCAATGGATGCTGTTCCTGAAGCTGAAGGTCGCACCCCACCACATGCTATAGATCATTCTGGAAAGGAAGGTACAAGTAATGAACTCTCGGGCAATGCTCAGTCAGAAATTTTGCCTTGCGGTGACAGGGGCATGCCAGTAGAAAGTTCTTCCGTTAATACAAAGCTGCCACAGATTCCGTCGTTCTATGAATTTGTTAATAGTAGGAAAACAAAAGGTGACCAATTAGATGACACAAAAAAGAACTCATCTAGagtagaaaagaaaatgagagtaCAGTAGATTGACGCTTGTAGTTACTATTGGTCTTGATTATAGTCACAAAAATGTGTCAAATGCCAACTATTGTTGTCGCAAAGAAAGTTAGAATTTTGGTTTCAATCATTTTCGAGCTCTTGTTTGAAAATGGATGTTAAAATTCCATTCGAGTCTTTAAACCACCCTTGAAGCAGCTTTTTTGTTGGGGTTAAGCTTTGCAAAGAGCTTGTCAAGAGAAATAATCCATGTTCCTTTCCATTATAGAAAAACTACATGGACCGGTGATAAGTATATGTAAtgtagcgtttggtggagagacagagacagaaagacTGAGATCGAGAGACAaagactaagagacagagattgaaataaatctcagtattctgtttggtgcaaaatggaagacagaaattgaaacaagaatgaaattctaatttaatttgtacaaagagtaaaattggaattaattaattgaaatgagaatattttaggtataaaatgttattaaagtttcagtctcaatttctaaaaattttagtctattGTGTttctactttttggaggtattgaaatactaaaattttagggacagagacaaaaattttagtaccagtatCTGAACCAATAAACATGATACTGAATCTCAGTCTCTTAATCTCTATTttagtacctcaaaacaaacgctacctaataGTCGTATTTACTTGTATTACTTAAAATTATTCGTAAAATCTGTGTTACGGTAACATATGAATATGAAGTaagttttaagttttataaaatgttatagtgaaattttataatttataggtTAGATTAATTAAATGCATTGTATATAAATAGTTATTCGACTGTGTTAACAAGACTTAAAAGAGTGTTTTTCTctaaaacaaattttattatatactcAAATAGGTCTTTAAGAGAGATTTTGCATGGatgcttttgttttcaaaatgttatcaaaaaaattttattacattgaaatttttaaattttataaaagtaaaacatataaatcattctatcatattttttaaaatttattcaaatttattCGTCCAAGtgaaaacaataaatttaaagGAAGAATTTATAAATctaacttttataaaatttaaaaatctcaacttaataaaacttttttggGATAAAAACATCTGACGTAAACTTTCTTAAAGAGGTATTTAGGTATATACTCAaagattactttttttttattgtttaaatacTATGCAGATAAAATGTGGGAATAAGAGAGAATATAATTATTTCACTCGTGTGGAAAGAtcatttcaatttcttttaattttttctttcgaTTAATGTTTGTGTGCCTTTCTCTTATTGTTTTGGTGTGGCTTGTCTTATTGGTATTTCCGGCGGGtccaaacaacaaaaataaaaaaaattaaaaacctcTTGCTCCTAGTTTGTGCAAGTTACAACTTACAACAATGGCTGCTCTGCAACATTCTCAAAGTTGGGATTACAAAACATACATAAAACTAATCACACAATGATTatacaaaaatttcaaattccagcaccacaaaataaaaaaatcatgcCGCAGCCATTCACCATTTTCATTGCTGAGAAAAGAAAGTTGTTCTGCAATTGGACAACCCCTAAAATTAACTGTGCCATAAACAACTTAGATGGAGGACACTCGCAAAAATGAATTACTTTGACACccctacatattaataaaatcttaaaaatcacAAATTTTTCGTTTTACCACAACAATAACAGCACACATGTCATCTCTTCATTCCCTAGTCAATCTTTAGCCACCATAGTCATCTTAAAACCTAGCCACCAGAGACATATAATGCCAAAACTACCTTTGAAATTGCATTTACGTTCTTCGTTGTATTTTGAGGGCATGGACATGGCGCCTCAACACCCAACAGCGGCGCTCCTCTTGTGTGAACTGGTGATGGAGatcttctcttgggttcctgcAAAGCCTCTCACGCGTCTGAAGCTTGTGTGCAAGTCATGGAACTCCATCATCTCCCACCCTCACTTCGTCAAACTTCACCTTTACCGATCACCCAAAAATGCCATCCTCCTGTTTACGCGAACAGAAGCGCTCACCCTCGACGAAGGAGCAAAATGGGGCTTAGTGTTGAGTAGCGTTGAATCTTTCATCCAAAATCCATCATCCGCTCTTGATGCTCAAGAGAATCGCCACTCTCTACACATAGCAGACTGGGTTTCGGGTTCATGCAATGGGTTGGTTTGTGTGGCCCATTCTCCTTACCACCCCAACAACGATATTTGCGATATCTGGTTGCGTTTATNNNNNNNNNNNNNNNNNNNNNNNNNNNNNNNNNNNNNNNNNNNNNNNNNNNNNNNNNNNNNNNNNNNNNNNNNNNNNNNNNNNNNNNNNNNNNNNNNNNNNNNNNNNNNNNNNNNNNNNNNNNNNNNNNNNNNNNNNNNNNNNNNNNNNNNNNNNNNNNNNNNNNNNNNNNNNNNNNNNNNNNNNNNNNNNNNNNNNNNNNNNNNNNNNNNNNNNNNNNNNNNNNNNNNNNNNNNNNNNNNNNNNNNNNNNNNNNNNNNNNNNNNNNNNNNNNNNNNNNNNNNNNNNNNNNNNNNNNNNNNNNNNNNNNNNNNNNNNNNNNNNNNNNNNNNNNNNNNNNNNNNNNNNNNNNNNNNNNNNNNNNNNNNNNNNNNNNNNNNNNNNNNNNNNNNNNNNNNNNNNNNNNNNNNNNNNNNNNNNNNNNNNNNNNNNNNNNNNNNNNNNNNNNNNNNNNNNNNNNNNNNNNNNNNNNNNNNNNNNNNNNNNNNNNNNNNNNNNNNNNNNNNNNNNNNNNNNNNNNNNNNNNNNNNNNNNNNNNNNNNNNNNNNNNNNNNNNNNNNNNNNNNNNNNNNNNNNNNNNNNNNNNNNNNNNNNNNNNNNNNNNNNNNNNNNNNNNNNNNNNNNNNNNNNNNNNNNNNNNNNNNNNNNNNNNNNNNNNNNNNNNNNNNNNNNNNNNNNNNNNNNNNNNNNNNNNNNNNNNNNNNNNNNNNNNNNNNNNNNNNNNNNNNNNNNNNNNNNNNNNNNNNNNNNNNNNNNNNNNNNNNNNNNNNNNNNNNNNNNNNNNNNNNNNNNNNNNNNNNNNNNNNNNNNNNNNNNNNNNNNNNNNNNNNNNNNNNNNNNNNNNNNNNNNNNNNNNNNNNNNNNNNNNNNNNNNNNNNNNNNNNNNNNNNNNNNNNNNNNNNNNNNNNNNNNNNNNNNNNNNNNNNNNNNNNNNNNNNNNNNNNNNNNNNNNNNNNNNNNNNNNNNNNNNNNNNNNNNNNNNNNNNNNNNNNNNNNNNNNNNNNNNNNNNNNNNNNNNNNNNNNNNNNNNNNNNNNNNNNNNNNNNNNNNNNNNNNNNNNNNNNNNNNNNNNNNNNNNNNNNNNNNNNNNNNNNNNNNNNNNNNNNNNNNNNNNNNNNNNNNNNNNNNNNNNNNNNNNNNNNNNNNNNNNNNNNNNNNNNNNNNNNNNNNNNNNNNNNNNNNNNNNNNNNNNNNNNNNNNNNNNNNNNNNNNNNNNNNNNNNNNNNNNNNNNNNNNNNNNNNNNNNNNNNNNNNNNNNNNNNNNNNNNNNNNNNNNNNNNNNNNNNNNNNNNNNNNNNNNNNNNNNNNNNNNNNNNNNNNNNNNNNNNNNNNNNNNNNNNNNNNNNNNNNNNNNNNNNNNNNNNNNNNNNNNNNNNNNNNNNNNNNNNNNNNNNNNNNNNNNNNNNNNNNNNNNNNNNNNNNNNNNNNNNNNNNNNNNNNNNNNNNNNNNNNNNNNNNNNNNNNNNNNNNNNNNNNNNNNNNNNNNNNNNNNNNNNNNNNNNNNNNNNNNNNNNNNNNNNNNNNNNNNNNNNNNNNNNNNNNNNNNNNNNNNNNNNNNNNNNNNNNNNNNNNNNNNNNNNNNNNNNNNNNNNNNNNNNNNNNNNNNNNNNNNNNNNNNNNNNNNNNNNNNNNNNNNNNNNNNNNNNNNNNNNNNNNNNNNNNNNNNNNNNNNNNNNNNNNNNNNNNNNNNNNNNNNNNNNNNNNNNNNNNNNNNNNNNNNNNNNNNNNNNNNNNNNNNNNNNNNNNNNNNNNNNNNNNNNNNNNNNNNNNNNNNNNNNNNNNNNNNNNNNNNNNNNNNNNNNNNNNNNNNNNNNNNNNNNNNNNNNNNNNNNNNNNNNNNNNNNNNNNNNNNNNNNNNNNNNNNNNNNNNNNNNNNNNNNNNNNNNNNNNNNNNNNNNNNNNNNNNNNNNNNNNNNNNNNNNNNNNNNNNNNNNNNNNNNNNNNNNNNNNNNNNNNNNNNNNNNNNNNNNNNNNNNNNNNNNNNNNNNNNNNNNNNNNNNNNNNNNNNNNNNNNNNNNNNNNNNNNNNNNNNNNNNNNNNNNNNNNNNNNNNNNNNNNNNNNNNNNNNNNNNNNNNNNNNNNNNNNNNNNNNNNNNNNNNNNNNNNNNNNNNNNNNNNNNNNNNNNNNNNNNNNNNNNNNNNNNNNNNNNNNNNNNNNNNNNNNNNNNNNNNNNNNNNNNNNNNNNNNNNNNNNNNNNNNNNNNNNNNNNNNNNNNNNNNNNNNNNNNNNNNNNNNNNNNNNNNNNNNNNNNNNNNNNNNNNNNNNNNNNNNNNNNNNNNNNNNNNNNNNNNNNNNNNNNNNNNNNNNNNNNNNNNNNNNNNNNNNNNNNNNNNNNNNNNNNNNNNNNNNNNNNNNNNNNNNNNNNNNNNNNNNNNNNNNNNNNNNNNNNNNNNNNNNNNNNNNNNNNNNNNNNNNNNNNNNNNNNNNNNNNNNNNNNNNNNNNNNNNNNNNNNNNNNNNNNNNNNNNNNNNNNNNNNNNNNNNNNNNNNNNNNNNNNNNNNNNNNNNNNNNNNNNNNNNNNNNNNNNNNNNNNNNNNNNNNNNNNNNNNNNNNNNNNNNNNNNNNNNNNNNNNNNNNNNNNNNNNNNNNNNNNNNNNNNNNNNNNNNNNNNNNNNNNNNNNNNNNNNNNNNNNNNNNNNNNNNNNNNNNNNNNNNNNNNNNNNNNNNNNNNNNNNNNNNNNNNNNNNNNNNNNNNNNNNNNNNNNNNNNNNNNNNNNNNNNNNNNNNNNNNNNNNNNNNNNNNNNNNNNNNNNNNNNNNNNNNNNNNNNNNNNNNNNNNNNNNNNNNNNNNNNNNNNNNNNNNNNNNNNNNNNNNNNNNNNNNNNNNNNNNNNNNNNNNNNNNNNNNNNNNNNNNNNNNNNNNNNNNNNNNNNNNNNNNNNNNNNNNNNNNNNNNNNNNNNNNNNNNNNNNNNNNNNNNNNNNNNNNNNNNNNNNNNNNNNNNNNNNNNNNNNNNNNNNNNNNNNNNNNNNNNNNNNNNNNNNNNNNNNNNNNNNNNNNNNNNNNNNNNNTTAATatatcctttaaaattttatgaatttatttgaattatatatattattttattaatttttttacataagaATTGTAGAGAGATAAAGAATGAGAGAggaattaaaagagagagaaagataaagaagaagaacgagaaaagaatttgttaattttagaaaaaaaaattttatttaattatagtgAAAGAATATCTTGTTAcatagggtaaagtatatttttggtcCTTGATGTttatcaaaaatttcaaaaaaatttttaaattttaatttgtttcaattttgtccttaATGTTTTAAATATGTATCAATTATAtccttttatcaaatttttaaaacacatttttgttttcaagttcaatcatcatcatcatcaacatcattATGAGCATCATTCTTCCAGTCCCATCCTATGCCCCCAGACCACCCCACTGGGATACTCCTACCCGACCTCTCCTCATCTTTTACTCTAACTCTCACCCTTGCACCGCTGCTACCGTTGCATCATTTTCCAATAAACACCTAATACCATGGCATCAATATAACCTTTTATGGCTACCACCTCAACTCAACCACAAACCCTTTCATTGTCATCTTAGTCATCTCACCCTCCTAGACCCCCCAACTTCTCACCGATGTTGCTACCTTCCTGAACCTCCAATTTAACAATGCCATCCTACCCATTTTTTCGTCATCTCCAACCTCCATCGCCACAACTTTATTACCACCATCACATTCTTTAattccaacaacaataataacaacaacattcaattattttagaataaaaagagTTTGAAGTAAAAAAATGTCAAGATCTAAAGGAATAGAATAATGAAATAACATATTTGGAGAGACAAAAGTGGGGAGATATGGGGTATGAAGTTAGAGGTGTATTGGAAATGAGGGTGTGAGGGTGATACTTACAGTAATGAAAGTGAAGAATGACAATGGAAGAGTGGCGGTGAGAATGATGGTGGTGATGTCGTTTTTCTGAAGCGTCCTTCCCTTGTTCTTTTCAGCTTGGAGCTATGGCTGATGTTGTTGGAGGAAGCAGTGGAATGGCACAGCAGAGGGTGGTAGTGGTGCGTCGCTGGGACGGTGGTGGTGGGAGGCTAAGGGTGAGGGTGGCGCAGAAGGATGAGTATtagggtggtggtggtgataaAGACAGAGAGGAGAAAGGAGGAAGATGATAGTGGCGGAAGTAGAGGTGGCTTGTTGATGAATCCacattttatgatatttatttgTTCTATTTGGGCGGATTTCATTGACTTTTCTTGCacttatccattgaaatagcatgtttttgtgaattctttcttaattgtgcttaattgtgaaaaacatggttttcaTGCTTAAATTgccaattttaattcacttttctcCCATTCGATggcttgatatgtttgtttgagtgattcaaggttttgaaggcaagaatggcttgagaaagtggaaggaaagcatacaaagtggaaGAACTCAAGAAAGGAATGATTTGGAAAGCTGTCCATCCTGACCTCTCGGTAATAAAATGGtcataacatgagctacagagatccaaatgaggcggtttcagcggaattagaaagctaatattcggggcttcgaaatgatatataatttgctatagtggaCTAAGTTGAAGTGTGTGTACGCATAtaacttgtgcgtacgcacaagttaGGATTCAGCATGTGTGCGGATGCACACATCTGTGCGCACAGGTCCCTGCACGTGATCTCATTAATTGGAAaccgctgggggtgatttctgggcccccaaaacccaatccaactcatttccgAAGCTATTTCAAGCCAAATTGAAGAGGAATGAATGGGGGAGCACTTAGGTTTAGGTTTTtacatgttttagttagttttttagagagagaagctcccccttctctctagaacctaggatttttagtttaatttccttGTAATTGCtacctttaattcttgttttaatctagtttcttctatcttttcttgtctattgtcttaattttattactttatcttgtcattttctccatttttgccacttttatgtatttgcactattgttactttaatttacatttaatgcaattttatgtttcatgcctcttttattgctttattgagttgctatatttattttctttacatGGTAGTTAGAGCATTTATTATTCCTTgtcatttaccatgctttcttttcatacccatcaagtatttgataaaatgtttggttgggtttttacatagtttttctcACTCTTTGAGAAATTGAGTGGTTTGGGTGAACTTGAttggtggatgtccattccacaTTGTGTGAGGGTTGTTAATTAACTTGGTTTCCACTACCGCTAGCCTTTCACTaggttaattagtgagttggctaggacttgtggattgagGTTAATTATGTCCTTTTGACTTATTCTCGATGTATggttgactaattgggattaattcacACACAATTACCATATTTGTGGTCCACTACTAGGATAGCAAACCGTAATTACCCAATCCTCACCAAGAGctcttttagtatttaaactCTATTTTAATTGCCTTTACTTGccttcatttaatttcttgcatgttaaGTTACCTTCTTGccctttaatttcttgccaaTTGCTATCATCCAACCCCCATTTCTCCGTAGCCAATAATTGTACACttaattgcaactcctagggaagacgacgCGAGATTTAATTACTCtcagttattttaatttaaattttaaaacatttgaTTGTGAGAgttcattgttggtttggactatgctaccaaTGAATTGATTCTTGTCTTGATCGATTCCAAACCATACAAGAAATTCTCTCATCACTTGTGATCTGTGATGTATGTTGATAGGGACGGATCTATATACATTGTAGTGGGAGCAATTTTCTCCcactataatttaaaattttttgagtagtatatgataataatatttatttgtttccattaaattattgaatttaacttcataataatttttta comes from Arachis duranensis cultivar V14167 unplaced genomic scaffold, aradu.V14167.gnm2.J7QH unplaced_Scaffold_154502, whole genome shotgun sequence and encodes:
- the LOC107472115 gene encoding ATP-dependent DNA helicase Q-like 3; protein product: MELLSYTQLLNLWCLFRMGIDRKDVRIVCHFNIPKSMEGFYQESGRAGRDQLPCTSLLYYGVDDRKRMEFILRNSGSKKSQSSTSQEESSKKSMADFTQMVEYCEGSGCRRKRILESFGEKVTASLCEKTCDACRHPNLVARNLEDLTTAIALRQKGGSSRIFITSSSDAINGEQLSEFWNRGDEAIGSDDDISDSDDGNEVVNNLTKSKLHSRVGVNEKLAMLERAEENFYRNEKAKKQSKVDKNAISDAMRESSRQRLQNALKQAQQRLDNLKIELETSASFLEDECYKKYSKTGKSFYYSQVASTVRWLATTSSVDMLNRLGTMKESTSMDAVPEAEGRTPPHAIDHSGKEGTSNELSGNAQSEILPCGDRGMPVESSSVNTKLPQIPSFYEFVNSRKTKGDQLDDTKKNSSRVEKKMRVQ